The following coding sequences lie in one Metallumcola ferriviriculae genomic window:
- a CDS encoding carbon starvation CstA family protein, producing the protein MNSLVVAIISFVGFIIAYRLYGTYLSSKIFNLNPDSKTPAHEFEDGIDYVPTKKEILFGHHFTTIAGAAPIVGPAIAVIWGWVPALLWVVFGSIFMGAVHDLGALVLSARHQGRSVSDITEDLVGPRARTLFLLLTMFALLIVIAVFALVIAILFTTYPQSVLPIWVEVPIAIAVGYYIYKKSGNSTLAGLVAIILMYIFVIIGVFLPIEIPAFIGGNIIYTWVVILLVYAYIASTLPVWVLLQPRDYINSHQLFVGLGLMFLGLLVSHPTIVAPAVNVNVSDAPAFFPFLFITIACGALSGFHSMAASGTTVKQLNRETDAKAIGYGGMLMEGALATMAILAATAGFKSLDAWNGHYASWAAASGLGAKVGAFVEGGSSFVSALGIPGNIAAGILAVLVVSFAATTLDSATRIQRYIISELAEDLNIKVLTGRYSATLLAVVAAFLLASINGGQGGLILWPLFGATNQLMAGLALLVVTVWLLRMKKPAYITMLPMLFIIFMTSWAMGINVMNYYTSGSNLLLVLSVLMILLEVWVIVEAIIAYKNTKEVL; encoded by the coding sequence GTGAATTCTTTAGTTGTTGCCATAATTTCTTTTGTTGGTTTTATAATCGCTTATCGGCTTTACGGAACTTACCTCAGCAGCAAAATATTCAATCTAAACCCTGACAGCAAAACTCCAGCGCACGAATTTGAGGACGGTATTGACTATGTACCTACTAAGAAGGAAATTCTTTTTGGGCACCACTTTACTACCATCGCCGGAGCAGCACCTATAGTTGGACCGGCAATTGCGGTGATTTGGGGCTGGGTACCCGCTCTTTTATGGGTAGTCTTTGGTTCAATCTTCATGGGTGCGGTGCATGATTTGGGTGCCTTGGTTCTATCTGCTCGTCATCAGGGACGTTCGGTCAGTGATATTACCGAAGATTTAGTTGGGCCAAGGGCAAGAACATTATTCCTGCTGCTAACTATGTTCGCTCTGTTGATAGTGATTGCCGTCTTTGCTTTGGTAATTGCTATTCTCTTTACCACATACCCGCAAAGCGTGCTGCCTATTTGGGTAGAAGTGCCCATCGCTATTGCTGTTGGATATTATATTTACAAAAAGTCGGGCAATTCAACTTTGGCTGGTTTAGTGGCCATTATCCTGATGTATATTTTTGTAATTATCGGCGTATTCCTACCTATCGAAATTCCAGCCTTCATCGGCGGAAATATCATTTATACTTGGGTGGTAATTTTACTAGTATATGCCTACATCGCGTCTACTTTACCGGTTTGGGTGCTGCTACAGCCCCGGGATTACATCAACTCCCACCAGTTATTTGTTGGTCTAGGTTTGATGTTCTTAGGCCTTTTGGTCAGTCATCCAACCATAGTAGCACCGGCGGTAAATGTTAATGTGAGTGATGCACCGGCATTCTTCCCATTTTTATTTATCACCATCGCCTGCGGTGCACTATCCGGCTTTCATAGTATGGCCGCATCAGGCACCACCGTAAAGCAGCTCAACAGGGAAACTGATGCCAAAGCCATTGGGTACGGCGGTATGCTGATGGAAGGGGCATTGGCCACTATGGCCATTTTGGCGGCCACTGCGGGCTTTAAGTCTCTCGATGCCTGGAACGGTCACTATGCCAGTTGGGCAGCTGCATCAGGGTTAGGTGCTAAAGTAGGTGCTTTCGTAGAGGGTGGATCTAGTTTCGTTTCCGCGCTGGGTATCCCTGGAAACATTGCTGCTGGAATTTTGGCGGTATTGGTAGTGAGCTTTGCAGCCACTACTTTGGATTCGGCCACCCGGATTCAGCGTTATATCATCAGCGAATTGGCAGAAGACTTAAATATCAAAGTGTTGACGGGAAGATACTCAGCTACATTATTGGCGGTAGTAGCAGCCTTTCTCTTGGCTTCTATCAACGGTGGTCAAGGGGGATTGATCCTATGGCCTCTATTTGGCGCTACTAACCAATTGATGGCAGGGTTGGCTTTGTTGGTTGTGACGGTGTGGCTGTTAAGAATGAAAAAACCAGCATATATTACCATGCTGCCTATGTTATTTATTATATTTATGACTTCTTGGGCCATGGGCATCAATGTCATGAACTACTATACCAGCGGCAGTAATCTATTGTTGGTATTGAGCGTATTGATGATTTTATTGGAAGTCTGGGTAATTGTTGAGGCCATCATCGCTTATAAAAACACCAAAGAAGTATTATAA
- a CDS encoding 2-oxoacid:acceptor oxidoreductase family protein: MAKLLFAGFGGQGVLFTGQLLARCALREGYQVSWVPSYGPEMRGGTAHCGVIISRDKISSPVIDCPDILLAFNQPSLDKFAAEVAPEGAIILNSSLVTSLSPRADIRQYLIEANQWAEKLGAIKAANMVMLGALVKLSELVKKETILTELATLFPTDEKLIALNNQALTTGYRLLSDKK, translated from the coding sequence ATGGCAAAGCTTCTTTTCGCCGGTTTTGGCGGCCAAGGGGTATTATTCACTGGTCAGCTGTTGGCCCGGTGCGCCCTGCGTGAAGGTTATCAAGTATCATGGGTACCTTCTTACGGTCCGGAAATGCGCGGCGGCACTGCACACTGTGGAGTTATTATTTCCCGAGACAAAATTTCTTCGCCGGTAATAGATTGCCCGGACATCTTACTGGCATTTAATCAGCCTTCCCTGGATAAGTTCGCAGCCGAAGTTGCTCCTGAAGGGGCCATCATTCTCAACAGTTCGCTGGTAACGAGCTTATCCCCCAGAGCGGACATCAGGCAGTACCTTATCGAAGCTAACCAATGGGCGGAAAAACTAGGCGCAATTAAAGCGGCGAACATGGTAATGCTGGGCGCTTTAGTTAAGCTGAGTGAACTGGTGAAGAAAGAAACTATTTTAACTGAATTGGCGACATTATTTCCGACAGACGAGAAACTCATAGCACTGAATAACCAAGCGCTTACCACAGGTTATCGCCTACTATCTGACAAAAAATAA
- a CDS encoding thiamine pyrophosphate-dependent enzyme, which produces MVNKITRPVSLTEKPFHYCPGCTHGIIHRLVGEAIDSLDIRERTIGVASVGCSVLTYEYFNTDMQQAAHGRAPAVATGIKRVLPDRIVFTYQGDGDLAAIGTAEIIHAAARGENITVIFINNANFGMTGGQMAPTTLPGQITTTSPAGRNTDTAGYPIRIPEMLATLTGPAYLSRVSVHSPGQVKKAARSIEKAFAYQLAGKGFSLVEVLSTCPTNWKLKPEKALDWLKQNMLPYYPLGEFMDIGEEVL; this is translated from the coding sequence ATGGTTAATAAAATAACTCGTCCCGTGTCGCTAACCGAAAAACCATTTCATTACTGCCCGGGCTGTACTCACGGCATTATCCACCGACTTGTCGGCGAAGCCATAGACAGCTTGGACATCCGCGAACGCACCATTGGCGTCGCATCGGTAGGGTGTTCCGTACTAACCTACGAATATTTTAATACTGATATGCAGCAGGCAGCCCACGGCCGTGCTCCCGCAGTTGCAACCGGAATAAAGAGGGTTTTACCCGACCGAATAGTTTTCACTTATCAAGGGGACGGTGATTTGGCAGCCATCGGTACGGCGGAGATTATTCATGCGGCTGCCCGAGGAGAAAACATTACCGTGATCTTCATAAATAATGCCAATTTTGGCATGACCGGCGGGCAGATGGCCCCGACTACTCTGCCGGGACAAATTACCACTACCTCTCCCGCAGGACGAAACACCGATACAGCAGGGTACCCTATCAGGATACCGGAGATGCTGGCCACCTTAACAGGGCCCGCATACCTCAGCCGGGTTTCCGTTCATAGCCCCGGACAGGTAAAAAAAGCTGCCAGAAGTATTGAAAAGGCATTTGCTTACCAATTGGCAGGTAAGGGATTTTCTCTCGTTGAAGTGCTTTCCACATGCCCTACTAACTGGAAGTTAAAGCCCGAAAAGGCCCTAGACTGGCTTAAACAAAATATGCTGCCCTACTATCCTCTAGGAGAATTTATGGACATTGGTGAGGAGGTATTATAA
- a CDS encoding 3-methyl-2-oxobutanoate dehydrogenase subunit VorB yields MTAKLMKGNTALGEAAIQAGCRYFFGYPITPQTELPEYLAKRLPETGGVFLQAESEIAAINMVYGAAAAGGRVMTSSSSPGISLKQEGISYIAAAELPCVIANVMRCGPGLGGIQPAQSDYFQATKGGGHGDYRLIVLAPDSVQEIYDLTLTAFQLAHDYRNPVMLLGDGLLGQMMEPVRTYQPTETMPTDSPAWATTGCEGRKKRIVNTLYLDPPKLEEHNCRLQEKYATINDREQRAEAYRAEDASVILVAFGMAARIAKEAVDMARSKGIKAGLIRPITLWPFPQRILQQHLDTAKALLTVEMNTGQMLEDVKLSVNGEVPVHFYGRSGGMLPSSQAILEKIVQLWEVQPNG; encoded by the coding sequence ATGACCGCAAAATTGATGAAGGGTAATACCGCATTGGGGGAGGCCGCTATTCAGGCCGGGTGCAGGTATTTCTTTGGTTATCCCATCACCCCCCAGACAGAACTGCCCGAATACCTTGCAAAGAGACTGCCCGAGACGGGTGGTGTCTTCCTGCAGGCCGAAAGCGAGATAGCTGCCATCAACATGGTATACGGCGCTGCAGCCGCCGGAGGGAGGGTAATGACCTCTTCTTCCAGTCCGGGTATCAGCTTAAAGCAGGAGGGAATTTCTTATATTGCGGCAGCGGAACTCCCTTGCGTTATCGCAAACGTAATGCGCTGCGGCCCCGGCCTTGGCGGTATTCAACCGGCCCAGTCGGATTATTTCCAGGCCACAAAAGGCGGCGGACATGGTGACTATCGTTTAATCGTACTGGCACCTGACTCTGTCCAGGAAATTTATGATCTGACATTAACTGCATTCCAGTTAGCGCATGATTATCGGAATCCGGTAATGCTGTTAGGAGATGGGCTCCTTGGACAGATGATGGAACCGGTACGGACCTACCAGCCGACAGAAACTATGCCAACAGATAGCCCTGCTTGGGCAACCACGGGCTGCGAAGGTAGGAAAAAGCGCATCGTCAATACGCTCTATTTAGACCCGCCCAAGCTCGAAGAGCATAACTGCCGCCTGCAGGAAAAATATGCCACAATCAACGATAGAGAACAACGCGCAGAAGCGTATCGGGCAGAAGATGCCAGCGTTATTCTAGTAGCGTTCGGCATGGCGGCACGAATCGCCAAAGAAGCCGTAGACATGGCTCGGTCCAAAGGAATAAAGGCGGGTCTGATAAGACCGATAACACTTTGGCCGTTTCCCCAACGTATACTTCAGCAGCATCTCGATACTGCAAAAGCACTGCTCACCGTAGAGATGAATACCGGCCAAATGCTTGAGGATGTAAAGCTCTCTGTTAACGGAGAGGTCCCCGTTCATTTCTATGGCAGAAGCGGCGGCATGCTGCCTTCATCTCAAGCAATTTTAGAAAAAATCGTCCAACTTTGGGAGGTGCAACCCAATGGTTAA
- a CDS encoding 4Fe-4S dicluster domain-containing protein, translated as MAVNLISTNEKITTIHKEYCKACELCIHHCPQKILYLDSSINTLGHHPVAVKNPDKCTACGNCALMCPDMAITLEEVNSNDRKIDEG; from the coding sequence ATGGCAGTTAATTTAATTTCCACCAATGAAAAAATTACAACTATTCACAAGGAATACTGCAAAGCATGTGAGCTTTGCATCCATCACTGTCCCCAAAAAATTTTGTATTTGGACTCGTCCATTAATACACTTGGGCATCACCCGGTAGCAGTCAAAAATCCGGACAAGTGTACTGCCTGCGGCAATTGTGCCCTGATGTGCCCGGATATGGCTATAACGCTGGAAGAGGTGAACAGTAATGACCGCAAAATTGATGAAGGGTAA
- a CDS encoding Glu/Leu/Phe/Val family dehydrogenase gives MIIKEIVVPGYEKVVHGQDSKSGLNAIIAIHNTSLGPALGGTRMWPYQSKEEALTDVLRLAKGMTFKAAAAGLNLGGGKAVIIGNSKLDKNPGLLAAYGKLVQSLQGRYITAEDVGMTQADMDVISQETKSVVGVTGGSGDPSPATAYGVYLGIKAAAEAAYGSDNLTGKTVAVQGLGSVGYHLCQLLHQNGVKLTVTDLDPAKVKRAELEFNALAASPEKILASDCNILAPCALGAVVNQRTLSQLRCDIIAGSANNVLEKPADGMELHQLGILYIPDFVINAGGLINVSEELNGYNAEKAHARIQQIPKSISKIISISQAQKIPTSEAAELMALELLAAATCQGGFRNGS, from the coding sequence TTGATTATTAAAGAAATCGTTGTTCCGGGTTACGAAAAAGTGGTTCACGGACAGGACTCGAAAAGTGGCCTAAATGCAATTATAGCCATCCATAATACCTCTTTGGGGCCGGCGCTAGGGGGCACTAGGATGTGGCCTTATCAGAGTAAAGAAGAAGCCCTCACTGACGTTCTTCGCCTGGCCAAGGGCATGACTTTTAAAGCTGCAGCCGCCGGTTTAAATCTGGGGGGCGGTAAGGCCGTAATTATCGGTAACTCCAAGCTAGACAAAAACCCTGGCCTGCTGGCAGCTTATGGTAAGCTCGTCCAATCGCTTCAGGGAAGATACATTACCGCAGAAGATGTGGGAATGACTCAAGCAGACATGGATGTGATCAGCCAGGAAACAAAATCCGTAGTAGGTGTCACCGGCGGCAGCGGTGACCCCTCCCCCGCTACCGCTTACGGCGTCTATCTGGGAATAAAGGCTGCTGCTGAAGCCGCTTACGGCAGTGACAATTTAACAGGTAAGACAGTGGCAGTCCAAGGCCTGGGAAGTGTCGGCTACCACTTGTGCCAGCTGCTCCATCAAAATGGAGTCAAATTGACAGTTACGGATCTGGATCCGGCTAAAGTAAAAAGGGCAGAACTAGAATTTAATGCCCTAGCGGCATCGCCAGAAAAGATATTAGCATCTGACTGCAACATACTTGCACCATGCGCCTTAGGCGCGGTAGTTAACCAACGGACCCTATCCCAGCTAAGATGTGACATTATTGCCGGTTCTGCCAATAACGTGCTGGAAAAGCCGGCGGATGGAATGGAATTGCACCAATTAGGCATTCTCTATATTCCTGATTTTGTGATCAATGCCGGCGGCCTTATCAATGTATCAGAGGAACTTAATGGCTATAACGCCGAAAAGGCCCACGCTCGCATCCAACAAATTCCCAAGTCAATAAGCAAAATTATTTCCATATCCCAGGCACAAAAAATCCCCACCAGCGAAGCAGCGGAATTAATGGCATTAGAACTATTAGCAGCGGCTACTTGCCAAGGAGGTTTCAGAAATGGCAGTTAA
- a CDS encoding sigma-54-dependent Fis family transcriptional regulator, whose translation MSITSKGFSVILDSIHEGIIAINGDGLITVFNRAAERIMKLPTAKVMGQPIAQVIPNTRLHLVLKKGQPELNSQQKIHNTTIVTNRAPIRDEVGDLIGAAAVFRDISEIVILAEEITKLKETQALLKAIINSTHDAISVVDENGLGLMINPAYTRLTGLTEEAVLDKPATVDIAEGESMHLQVLRTGRPVTGVPMKVGPSKREVIVNCAPLKVQNKSKGSVGVIHDVSEIHRLSEELEHAKQLIRHLEAKYTFQDITGKSTAVRQAVELAKRASATPATVLLRGESGTGKELFAHAIHHSSQRAREKFVRVNCAAIPDSLMESELFGYVAGAFTGALRGGKQGFFQEGHGGTLFLDEVAEIGLHVQAKLLRVLQEKEVLPVGSTTPTPINVRIITATNANLEELIHAGKFREDLYYRLNVIPIRIPALRRRKEDIPYLSKRIIEKYNQEYGRNVASISRQVISRLQEHHWPGNVRELENVLGRAIINMKLSDTEITLAHLPQLEHQSPNNRAQASTVAGLDSGKDYNQLKYHWEKELFQQVLQQSGGSKTQAARLLNISVRTLYNKLKNLDLD comes from the coding sequence GTGTCCATCACTTCCAAAGGTTTCTCCGTAATCCTTGATTCCATACATGAAGGCATTATTGCTATCAATGGTGACGGTCTTATTACCGTTTTTAACAGGGCCGCGGAGCGGATTATGAAATTACCGACGGCAAAGGTAATGGGCCAACCCATCGCTCAGGTGATCCCCAACACCCGTTTACACTTAGTTCTTAAAAAGGGACAGCCTGAGTTAAACAGCCAGCAGAAAATTCATAATACCACCATCGTTACTAATAGGGCACCCATACGCGATGAGGTTGGTGACCTTATAGGTGCTGCCGCAGTATTTCGAGATATCAGTGAAATCGTAATTCTTGCAGAAGAAATTACCAAGCTGAAAGAAACCCAGGCCCTGCTAAAGGCCATAATAAATTCCACCCATGATGCTATTTCAGTAGTAGACGAAAACGGTCTGGGCCTGATGATCAACCCCGCTTATACGCGGCTAACCGGCCTTACGGAAGAAGCAGTTTTAGATAAACCTGCCACTGTTGATATTGCCGAGGGGGAAAGCATGCACCTTCAGGTATTGCGTACGGGCAGGCCAGTGACAGGTGTGCCTATGAAAGTAGGCCCAAGCAAACGAGAAGTGATTGTCAATTGCGCCCCTTTAAAAGTTCAAAACAAGTCAAAAGGCAGTGTCGGTGTAATTCACGACGTGAGCGAGATTCACCGCTTATCGGAAGAATTAGAACATGCCAAGCAGCTCATCCGTCACCTTGAAGCGAAATATACCTTTCAAGACATTACAGGTAAAAGTACCGCGGTGAGGCAGGCGGTAGAACTAGCGAAAAGGGCATCTGCTACCCCGGCTACAGTCCTGTTACGTGGTGAAAGCGGTACCGGCAAGGAACTATTTGCCCACGCTATCCACCACTCCAGCCAAAGGGCGCGGGAAAAGTTTGTGCGGGTAAACTGCGCTGCTATCCCGGATAGCCTGATGGAAAGTGAATTATTTGGCTATGTCGCAGGAGCATTTACCGGCGCTTTAAGGGGGGGGAAACAGGGCTTCTTCCAAGAAGGGCACGGCGGCACTTTATTTCTTGACGAAGTTGCGGAAATTGGCCTGCATGTCCAGGCCAAATTGCTGCGGGTACTTCAGGAAAAAGAGGTGCTGCCCGTAGGCTCCACAACCCCCACGCCGATAAATGTACGAATAATAACTGCTACCAATGCTAACCTTGAAGAACTTATCCACGCGGGTAAATTCCGTGAAGATCTTTATTACCGGCTTAATGTGATACCCATCCGTATTCCGGCTTTAAGGCGCCGTAAAGAAGACATACCGTATCTCAGCAAACGGATAATCGAGAAGTATAATCAAGAATACGGGCGCAATGTAGCAAGTATTTCCCGACAGGTAATTTCCCGCCTGCAGGAGCACCATTGGCCCGGAAATGTCCGGGAATTAGAAAACGTTCTCGGTCGTGCGATTATCAATATGAAACTCAGCGATACTGAAATCACCTTGGCCCACTTGCCGCAGTTGGAGCACCAATCACCAAACAACAGGGCTCAAGCTAGCACCGTAGCGGGTTTGGACTCCGGCAAAGACTACAATCAACTCAAATATCACTGGGAGAAAGAACTTTTTCAGCAGGTACTGCAGCAAAGCGGTGGCAGCAAAACTCAAGCGGCAAGGCTTTTAAACATTTCTGTTCGCACCCTTTACAATAAATTAAAAAACTTAGATCTGGATTGA
- a CDS encoding ATP-binding protein has product MVKREIIFIDEEKCNGCGQCVPNCAEGAIKIIDGKAKVIDDKYCDGLGACLGHCPEDALKIVERETVEFDEQAVEDLLAQQKKEKQAAAVKPAPDHGCPGSMLRDLSPTKAKPAPSEEAGIDSGDISLSIKSQLGQWPVQLALVPIQGDLWKDADVLITASCVPVAYPNYHLNLLKGKKAVIGCPKLDNLKFYTEKMVKIFAHNSINSVTVAFMEVPCCGGIVMAVEQAIKAAGKDIPVKRVKIGIKGDILS; this is encoded by the coding sequence ATGGTTAAAAGAGAGATTATTTTTATTGATGAAGAGAAATGTAACGGATGCGGCCAGTGCGTGCCTAACTGTGCAGAAGGGGCTATCAAAATCATTGATGGCAAGGCAAAGGTTATTGATGATAAATATTGCGATGGATTGGGGGCCTGTCTGGGTCACTGTCCTGAAGATGCTTTAAAGATTGTTGAAAGGGAGACAGTAGAATTTGATGAACAGGCGGTAGAAGACCTGTTGGCTCAACAAAAGAAAGAAAAGCAAGCCGCTGCGGTAAAACCGGCTCCTGATCATGGCTGCCCCGGAAGTATGCTGCGGGACTTAAGCCCCACCAAGGCAAAACCTGCTCCGTCTGAAGAGGCGGGTATTGATAGTGGCGATATTTCCCTCTCCATTAAATCTCAGTTGGGCCAATGGCCGGTACAACTAGCATTGGTCCCCATTCAGGGGGATTTATGGAAGGATGCTGATGTGCTAATCACCGCTTCTTGTGTGCCGGTGGCTTACCCAAACTACCATCTTAATTTGCTAAAAGGTAAAAAAGCGGTAATCGGCTGCCCGAAACTGGACAACTTAAAATTTTATACCGAAAAAATGGTGAAGATATTTGCCCACAATAGTATTAATAGTGTTACCGTAGCATTCATGGAGGTGCCGTGCTGCGGCGGGATCGTTATGGCAGTGGAGCAGGCCATAAAAGCCGCGGGAAAGGATATTCCAGTGAAGCGAGTTAAGATTGGTATTAAAGGAGATATCTTATCTTAA
- a CDS encoding adenylosuccinate synthase — MPAVVLVGAQWGDEGKGKITDFLAKKAEYVVRYQGGNNAGHTVKVDDREFKLHLIPSGILYPGKICVIGNGVVVDPAVLLEELAYLAQEGIDTSGLRISSNAHLIMPYHRKLDEVEEERRGEHRIGTTKRGIGPAYMDKAARAGMRMVDLLDEEEFKAKLTRVLAEKNYLLEKVYQAEGFKIEEIFEEYVAYTERIRHFITDTSLLVNDAINEGRDVLFEGAQGTLLDLDHGTYPFVTSSNPTAGGACIGAGIGPTKIDQVIGVCKAYTTRVGEGPFPTELDDQIGEEIRKNGAEFGTTTGRPRRCGWFDAVILRYAVRVSGLSSLALTKLDVLDSLERIKVCTGYKLNGKEISEFPHSLKQLSLCEPIYEELPGWQENTSNARQFNELPLNAQKYIKRLEEIAGVPAAIVAVGPKRTETIQTKDMFAK; from the coding sequence TTGCCGGCAGTGGTTTTAGTAGGTGCGCAGTGGGGGGACGAAGGAAAAGGTAAGATTACAGATTTTCTTGCTAAAAAAGCAGAATATGTTGTTCGTTACCAAGGAGGTAACAATGCCGGTCATACTGTCAAGGTGGATGACCGGGAATTTAAACTACACTTAATACCTTCGGGGATACTTTATCCCGGTAAGATTTGTGTTATTGGTAATGGAGTGGTGGTAGACCCGGCGGTGCTGCTTGAAGAATTGGCGTATTTGGCTCAAGAAGGGATCGATACTTCGGGGTTGAGAATAAGCTCTAATGCTCATTTGATTATGCCCTACCATCGAAAGCTTGATGAGGTAGAGGAAGAACGCCGCGGCGAGCACAGAATTGGTACTACTAAAAGAGGCATCGGCCCTGCTTATATGGATAAGGCTGCTAGGGCAGGTATGCGGATGGTTGACCTGTTAGATGAGGAAGAATTTAAGGCAAAGTTAACCCGGGTGCTAGCAGAGAAAAATTATCTGCTGGAAAAGGTTTATCAGGCAGAAGGGTTTAAAATCGAGGAAATCTTTGAAGAATATGTAGCTTATACAGAACGCATCCGTCACTTTATTACCGATACATCTTTGCTGGTAAATGACGCGATTAATGAGGGCCGGGATGTGCTGTTTGAGGGAGCACAGGGTACCTTGCTGGATTTGGACCATGGCACATACCCGTTTGTTACATCGTCTAACCCAACTGCCGGAGGTGCTTGCATCGGTGCCGGTATCGGTCCTACGAAGATTGACCAGGTTATCGGTGTTTGTAAAGCATATACCACTCGAGTGGGTGAGGGGCCCTTTCCGACGGAATTAGATGACCAAATAGGCGAGGAAATACGTAAAAACGGTGCTGAATTCGGCACTACTACAGGTAGACCTCGCCGCTGTGGTTGGTTTGATGCTGTAATACTACGGTATGCTGTACGAGTAAGCGGCTTGAGCTCGCTGGCGCTGACCAAATTGGATGTGCTGGACAGTCTTGAGCGAATTAAAGTTTGCACAGGATATAAGTTGAATGGGAAGGAAATTAGTGAATTCCCTCATAGTCTCAAACAGCTATCTTTGTGTGAGCCGATTTACGAGGAACTGCCCGGTTGGCAGGAGAATACTTCTAACGCCCGGCAATTTAACGAATTACCCCTAAATGCCCAGAAATACATCAAACGTCTTGAAGAGATTGCCGGTGTTCCCGCGGCAATTGTGGCAGTAGGGCCCAAACGTACCGAGACCATTCAGACAAAGGATATGTTTGCAAAATAA
- a CDS encoding FAD-binding oxidoreductase yields MLTSKVIEQLVGALGKEKVFTDKEDLAAYSFDATADMPKVVPEVVVTPTSTREAQEIVKLAAQHKVPLYTRGSGTNLSGGTIPINKGIVMVMVKMNKILEVDAENLTATVQPGVIIQDLNDAVAGHGLIYPPDPGTIATATMGGSVAECSGGLRGLKYGVTKDYVMGLEVILANGKIMHCGGKTVKNVTAYDMVKLFVGSEGTLGVITEIIVKLIPAPEARKSALAIFRSLDDAAKAITGIINNKVIPATLEIMDNVTIKTVENYAHVGLPTDAEAILLIEVDGIPEVVEKEAEAVIKVCKENNGQLKIAQTAAERDEIWQARRDALPALAQLSPTTVLEDATVPRSKIPEMLKALRDIAQKYQLTIGTFGHAGDGNLHPSIITDETDIEEMKRVHQAVDDIFAVALELGGTLSGEHGIGIAKQKYLEQEFGEAGIEALRAIKRALDPENLLNPGKIVQP; encoded by the coding sequence ATGCTGACCAGTAAAGTGATAGAGCAGCTAGTTGGTGCATTAGGTAAAGAAAAGGTGTTTACTGATAAAGAGGATCTTGCTGCATATAGTTTTGATGCCACAGCGGACATGCCCAAGGTTGTTCCGGAAGTGGTGGTGACTCCCACCTCAACCCGGGAAGCTCAGGAAATTGTAAAACTGGCGGCGCAACATAAGGTGCCACTATATACCCGCGGGTCAGGAACCAATCTGAGCGGCGGCACAATTCCTATTAATAAGGGAATTGTGATGGTGATGGTCAAGATGAATAAGATTTTGGAAGTAGATGCAGAAAATCTAACTGCCACTGTTCAGCCTGGTGTAATTATCCAGGACTTGAATGATGCCGTGGCCGGACATGGGCTTATTTACCCACCTGATCCCGGTACTATAGCTACGGCAACCATGGGCGGCAGTGTCGCTGAATGCTCCGGCGGGTTAAGAGGGCTTAAGTATGGCGTTACCAAGGATTATGTCATGGGGCTTGAAGTTATATTAGCCAACGGTAAAATTATGCATTGCGGCGGTAAAACGGTTAAAAATGTGACAGCTTACGATATGGTCAAGCTTTTTGTGGGGTCCGAGGGTACATTGGGTGTCATTACTGAGATTATAGTTAAACTTATTCCCGCCCCGGAAGCCAGAAAAAGTGCTTTGGCGATTTTCCGCTCCTTGGATGACGCAGCGAAGGCAATTACTGGTATTATCAATAACAAGGTTATCCCGGCAACTTTAGAGATTATGGATAATGTAACCATTAAAACTGTAGAAAATTATGCCCATGTGGGGCTTCCCACCGATGCAGAAGCGATTTTGTTGATAGAGGTGGACGGCATACCAGAAGTAGTGGAGAAAGAGGCTGAAGCTGTTATTAAAGTATGTAAAGAGAATAACGGGCAGCTAAAAATTGCCCAAACTGCTGCCGAGAGAGACGAAATTTGGCAGGCTCGCAGAGACGCACTGCCGGCATTGGCGCAGCTAAGCCCCACCACTGTGCTGGAGGATGCCACTGTACCTCGCAGCAAGATACCGGAGATGCTCAAGGCATTAAGAGATATTGCTCAAAAATACCAATTGACCATTGGCACTTTTGGACATGCCGGAGACGGAAACCTGCACCCTAGCATTATTACTGATGAGACTGATATCGAGGAAATGAAACGAGTGCACCAAGCGGTGGATGATATTTTCGCTGTCGCGCTGGAACTGGGCGGCACCTTATCCGGAGAGCATGGTATTGGTATTGCCAAACAAAAATACTTGGAACAAGAATTTGGCGAAGCAGGTATTGAAGCTTTAAGGGCCATCAAGCGGGCGTTGGACCCGGAGAACCTGCTTAATCCGGGAAAAATTGTCCAACCTTAG